Proteins co-encoded in one Pseudophryne corroboree isolate aPseCor3 chromosome 1, aPseCor3.hap2, whole genome shotgun sequence genomic window:
- the LTB4R2 gene encoding leukotriene B4 receptor 2 yields the protein MNHCVHNYGNDTILSSQVSRLSGAIFLGLAASLGLPGNAFIIWSILWKMKGREKSVTCILILNLAVADGTVLLLTPFFIMFLSQQSWIFGRGVCKVAYYLCCLNMYASIFIIALMSMDRFLAVFRPYMAQSLRKRETVTKVLLAIWLLAGALAIPAFAFREVIENREMNAKICEPCHASRGEAIFHYSFETLVAFLLPFPMVCLSYMLVLIKLKSSRFGQRSRIEKLIAAILVIFAILWLPYHVVNAMQVTAHLTSGSISEKLAKAVKRSRAGATALAFFSACVNPLLYAFAASDLFRVFGVGFVAKLLEGTVAEIQKRVKSQRDLVKGLVRARSRGESVDIGVKNGVKLEPLNEL from the coding sequence ATGAACCACTGTGTGCATAATTATGGGAATGACACCATTCTGAGTTCCCAGGTTTCCCGGCTCTCTGGTGCAATATTCCTGGGTCTGGCCGCCTCCTTGGGATTACCTGGAAACGCTTTCATCATCTGGAGCATTTTATGGAAAATGAAAGGCCGAGAGAAGTCTGTGACATGCATTCTTATCCTTAACTTGGCAGTGGCTGACGGAACAGTCCTTCTGCTCACTCCATTTTTTATAATGTTTTTGTCCCAGCAGAGTTGGATATTTGGTAGGGGTGTCTGTAAGGTGGCCTATTACCTCTGCTGCCTTAATATGTATGCAAGTATTTTTATCATTGCTTTAATGAGCATGGATCGGTTCCTAGCAGTCTTCCGCCCATACATGGCTCAATCTCTCCGCAAAAGGGAAACAGTAACCAAGGTTCTCTTAGCCATATGGCTCCTCGCAGGGGCCTTGGCCATTCCAGCATTTGCCTTCAGAGAAGTGATTGAAAATCGAGAGATGAATGCCAAGATTTGTGAGCCTTGCCATGCCAGCCGTGGAGAGGCTATTTTCCACTACTCCTTTGAAACATTGGTAGCTTTCCTGCTTCCTTTTCCTATGGTATGTTTAAGCTATATGCTGGTTTTAATCAAGCTGAAATCAAGCCGCTTTGGACAAAGGTCACGGATTGAGAAATTAATTGCTGCCATTTTGGTGATATTTGCCATACTTTGGCTTCCCTACCATGTGGTCAATGCAATGCAGGTGACTGCCCATCTGACTTCAGGAAGTATATCCGAGAAACTGGCAAAAGCTGTTAAAAGGAGCAGAGCCGGGGCTACTGCTTTAGCCTTCTTCAGTGCCTGTGTAAACCCCCTACTCTACGCCTTTGCGGCTTCAGACCTTTTCAGAGTATTTGGGGTGGGCTTTGTAGCTAAACTCTTGGAGGGGACTGTGGCAGAAATCCAAAAAAGGGTCAAATCCCAACGGGATCTTGTAAAGGGCCTTGTTAGGGCCAGAAGTCGGGGAGAATCGGTAGACATTGGGGTGAAAAATGGAGTAAAATTAGAACCTTTGAATGAACTGTAA